DNA sequence from the Pseudoglutamicibacter cumminsii genome:
GACCTTGGTGATTTCCTCGGCATCAACATCAGCCGTGAGGACAACCTCCATGAGGGAATCCTCAGTGTGATCTGCCTCCGGCACGACTACGACGCCCTTGCGGTTGAAGAGGTAGTTGACCGAACCTGGGTCAGCGATCGTGCCGCCGTTACGGGTGATCGCCACGCGGGTTTCAGACGCCGCGCGGTTGCGGTTGTCGGTGAGGCAATGCACCAGAAGCGCGGAACCTTGCGGGCCGCGAGCTTCGTACATGATTTCGGTGTAGTCGACAACCTCACCAGTTAGGCCGGCGCCACGCTTGATCGCGCGGTCGATGTTGTCGTTCGGAACAGAGTTCTTCTTCGCCTTGTTGACAGCGACTTCAAGTGCCGGGTTGCCTTCAAGGTCCGGACCACCAGCACGCGCAGCAACCTCGATTTTCTTAATGAACTGTGCGAAAGCTTTCGCGCGCTTCGCGTCCAGCGCCGCTTTCTTGTGCTTGGTTGTTGCCCATTTGGAGTGGCCTGCCATGGTTCTCCGTCCCTATGTCAGCTGTTCTTTCGACACACCATTCTATAGCTTGAACGCTGAGATGGGCCGCTCCACGCCTCAAGGCCCGCTTTCAAGCACGGTTTACATCTGTTTTCGGAAGCCCGGCGCCCTCGAGAGTGACATCGCCTTGTTTTCTGTGAAAGAGTCTCTTCATGACTTATCTCACACAGCCAAGCGGGCTGCCATACGATTTCCCTGACTTCTCCACAGTCACACCGGAGCTGTTGCGCGACTCGGTTCGTGCGGGAATCAAGGCTCAAGAAGAAGCCGTCGCCGCCATCGTGAACAACACTGACGAGCCGACGTTCGCTAACACGTTCGAGGCCTTTGAGCTCTCGAGCGAGGGCCTGCACCGTGCCGCCGCTGTCGCGTTCCACCTGTTCTCTGCCGATGCGACCGAGCCGATCCAAGCTGTTGAAGCTGAGATCACTGCCATGGTTGCGGCACATCAGGACGCAATGACGCTCTATCCGGGCCTGTACGCCCGGATGCAGCAGGTCGATGCTGGCGCGCTTGAAGGCGAACAGGCGCGCCTCGTTGAGGTCACAATGCGGTCCTTCCGCGCAAGTGGCGCGGAACTTGATGCTGAAGGCCAGGAAAAGCTCAAAGGCTTGAATGCTCAGCTCACTGATCTGCAGACCGAGTTTGGTCGCCTCGCGATGCAGAACCTCGTGGACGCAGCGCCTACCCTCACGGAGGCGGAAGCCACGGGCCTCTCCCCTGCACGACTTGAAGCGACCCGCCACGCCGCTCAGACCGCAGGCGCTGATGGCCACCGCGTCTCGCTCGTGCTGCCAACCGTTCAGCCAGATGAGGCGATCCTTACCACCGCTGAAGGTCGTAAGAAGCTGCATGAGGCTTCCTCTCAGCGCGCATCGGACGGCAAGAGCTCGGCCATCGCCGCGCAAATCGCCGCGTTGCGCGTCGAGCGCGCCCGGTTGCTCGGTTTTGAGACGCACGCCGAAGAGATTCTGTCTCTGCGCTCGGAAACCTCGGTCTCTGCGATCAACGATCTGTTGGCTCAGCTGGCCAAACCTGCGCTCGCGAACGCGGCTAGCGAGGATGCACGCATCGCTGAAACGCTCGGCCTCGAGCCTCTGTCCCCCGAGGTTCCTGTGGCGCCGTGGGACCGTGCACGCGGGCTCAGCCTGGTTGATTCGCAGTCCGATGGGGTTGACGCGGAACTACTGCAACAGCACCTTGAACTCGACACAGTTCTGACCGAAGGTGTTTTCCGTGCAGCTGGATTGGTCTATGGGTTGAGCTTCACCGAGCGCAACGACCTGCCGCTTCCGCACCCGGACGCCCGCATCTGGGAAGTTTTCGAGGAAAACGGAGATGCGATCGGCCTGTTCGTCGGAGACTTCTTTGCGCGTGACACCAAGCGTGGTGGTGCCTGGATGAACGAACTGGCGCAAGGAGCACGTGCCGCAAATTCACGACCGATCATTTGCAACACGCTCAACATTCCTAAGCCAACCGGCGGGAACCCTGCATTGTGCACGTGGGATGAAGTCATCACGTTGTTCCACGAGTTCGGGCACGCGCTCCATGGCCTCTTGAGTGCCGCCCAGTACCCGTCGTTGGCTGGCACCAACGTGGGGCGCGATATCGTCGAGTTCCCATCCCAGGTCAACGAGATGTGGGCGGTGCACCCGGAGGTTCTCCCCCACTACACGAAGCATGCTCACACGGGGGAACCGCTTCCTGCCGAGCAGATCGAGAAACTCACCGCGATCAGCACGTGGGGCGAAGGATTCTCGACGAGTGAATATCTAGCCGCATCGATTCTGGACCTCGCGTGGCACCAGCGCACCGGGACCGATGTCGAGGCTGATCCGGCCGGGTTCGAAGCCTCAGCATTGCGTAATGCCGGCTTCAACCCGAACTCGATCGAGTCTCGCTACAAGACCGGCTACTTCCAGCACATCTTCGCTGGCGGCTATTCGGCCGGCTATTACTGCTACATCTGGTCGGAGATCCTTGATGCCGATGCGGTCGAATGGTTTAAGGAGCAAGAGGACATCCGTGCCGCTGGCCAGCTATTCCGCGACGAATTCCTGGCCCGCGGCAACACCCGCGATGCCCTGGAGAGCTACCGCGCATTCCGTGGACGCGACGCCCGCATCGACCCGCTGCTTGAGCGCCGCGGTCTGAAGGCGTAGGGCGGCTACGAGCCCGGACTCTGGACACGAAAATGGTGTGGGTGATGCAGATTTCTGCATCACCCACACCACGTTAAGAGTGAACAGGGATCTAGCCCTCTAACCTGGTTCGATTACCAGCCGCGCTCTTCGAGGCGGTGGTGCACTGGGATCTCGTCGACGTTGAGGCCAACCATGGCTTCGCCGAGACCGCGGGATACGTCAGCGATCACCTTCGGATCGTTGTAGTTCGCGGTTGCCTTGACCACTGCAGCCGCGCGGGCTTCTGGGTTGCCGGACTTGAAGATACCGGAGCCTACGAACACGCCGTCTGCGCCCAGCTGCATCATCATGGCTGCATCTGCTGGGGTTGCGATGCCGCCAGCCGTCAACAGCGGAACCGGAAGCTTGCCTTCGCGGGCGACCTCGACGACGAGGTCGTATGGCGCCTGCAGTTCCTTCGCGGCAACATACAGTTCGTCTTCAGCCATCGAGGTGAGGCGGTTGATCTCGGCGCGGATCTTGCGCATGTGGCCGGTTGCGTTGGAAACGTCGCCGGTTCCAGCTTCACCCTTGGAGCGAATCATCGCTGCACCTTCGTTGATGCGACGCAGCGCCTCTCCGAGGTTGGTCGCGCCGCACACGAATGGCGCCTTGAACGCGAACTTGTCCACGTGGTTCTCGTAGTCCGCTGGGGAGAGAACCTCGGATTCATCGATGAAGTCGATGTCGAGGGCTTCCAGCACCTGGGCCTCCACGAAGTGTCCGATGCGGACCTTCGCCATGACCGGAATCGATACTGCTTCCTGGATACCAACGATCATGTCGGGATCCGATGCACGCGAGACACCGCCCTGGGCACGAATGTCGGCAGGCACGCGTTCGAGAGCCATAACGGCCTTAGCGCCCGCGGCTTCAGCGATGCGAGCCTGTTCAGGGGTCACGACGTCCATGATGACGCCGCCAGTCAGATGGTCAGCAAGCCCACGGCGGACACGAGCTGCCTGCTGGTTCGGTTGTGCGTTCACGCGAACAATACCTTTCGGTCATCGAAATAGAAGATCAGGGAAAACTTGGGCTGATCGAGGCCAAACCCTTGTTCATGTTATCGGTCATTGCGTCCAACGGTGTGCACGGCTGTCATATCGAGCGAACAAAAGCGTCATATGACGTCCGAGATGATGGATTGTCAGCAATGAATCACCGGCGCGTCTGTGCCGATGCATGGCCGGCCCGGGCCTGGGAAACCACTGTGGCGATGCGTTGCCCGATCGTCAGGACCGAGCCGCCGCACACGGCGACAACTCCTCCGAACCACCACCACGAGTTCAAACCCAATCCCGTGAAACCGGTCAACACCAGCACGACGACCAAACGTTCGGAACGTTCCACGAAACCCACCGCGGCATCGAAGCCCAGCGCCTCGGCTTTAGCCCGCACATAAGAAACCAGCCCACCAGCAGCCATGAGGACCAGCGCGGCAGTGCCGAACATCGGGCGCCCGCCGCCGGTAAACCACCAGAACGCGAGCGTACCGAAAATAGCGAAATCAACCAGCCGATCCAGGGACGAATCGAGGAAGTTGCCCAGGGCACGGTCTGCCGTGGAGCGGGCTTGACCGTGCCCTGCTTCTGCTTGTTGGTCGAGGTAGCGAGCAAGCTGGCCATCGATCATGTCGGAAAAGATGAACAGCGTGATCGCGACCGTGCCCCAAAACAGCTGACCCCAGCTGTACAGAGCGACCGCGGAAACAGCGGCGCCGACCGAACCTAGTACGGTGACCAGGTTCGGTGTTGCGCCCGCGCGTGCCAGAGTACGCACGAGCGGGCGAAACAACGCCGTGAAGAATCCGCGGGCATACCGATCAAGCATCGCTAGTTGACCTCGTCCCAGCCCTGCTTCATGAGACGGAGCGTGTCTCCGAGAACCACCGGGATCGCTTTGGACTCAGCGATGATCGGGAAAAAGTTGGTGTCGCCGTTCCACCGCGGGATCACATGCTGATGCAAGTGAGCCGCGATGCCAGCGCCACCGGCCTGACCCTGATTCATCCCGAGGTTGAAGCCATCGGGTTTCGAGACGTGGGCGGCAACCCGCATCGCTTTCTGCGCGAGCGCACCCATCTCAGCTGTCTCTTCCGGAGTGATGTCGGTGTACATCGGCACGTGACGGTACGGGATGACCATCATGTGCCCCGGGTTGTACGGGTACAGGTTGAGGTTCACGAAGCAATGCTCGCCGCGGTAGACGATGAGCGCTTCCTGGTCGCTGCGTTGGGGGCCAGAGCAGAACGGGCACGTATGCTCGTCCTTGACTTGATCCTGACCCTTCTCGACGTAGGCCATCCGGTATGGAGTCCATAGACGGCCTAGTCGGTCAGAGGCTGAAGCGAGCTCGAAGTCGTCGGTGACCTCGGCGTCGTGATCCTGTTGAGGCTGTTCAGGCTCAGGCATGGTCAGTGTTGATCCGTTCGCGGACGTGCTTCACGATGCGCTCGATGGCTTCATCTACCGGTACCTGGTTGTCCTGGGAACCGTCGCGGTAACGGAACGAGACCGCGTTGGCTTCCTGATCCTCGCCGCCAGCGATGAGCGTGAACGGGATCTTTTCCTTGGATGCGTTGCGGATCTTCTTCGGGAAGCGGTCATGGCTGTCGTCCAACTCCGCGCGGATGCCTTCGGCTTTGAGACGGTCAACGACTTCTGCGAGGTAGTCGTTGAATACGTCGGCTACAGGGATCGCACGGACCTGAACTGGTGCGAGCCACGCTGGGAAAGCTCCCGCGTAGTGCTCGGTGAGCACGCCCATGAAGCGTTCGATCGAACCGAACTTAGCGGCGTGGATCATGACCGGTTCCTGGCGGGTTCCGTCAGCTGCCTGATATTCGAGTTCGAAGCGGGCCGGCTGGTTGAAGTCGTACTGGACTGTACCCATCTGCCAGGTGCGGCCGATCGCGTCACGGGCCTGGACGGAGATCTTCGGGCCGTAGAAGGCAGCACCGCCTGGATCTGGGACGAGGTCCACACCGGTCGAGATGGCTACTTCTTCGAGGATGCGGGTCGCTTCTTCCCACTGTTCGTCAGAGCCGATGAACTTATCGGAGTCTTCGTCACGGGTCGAGAGCTCGAGGTAGTAGTCGTCCATGCCGAAGTCACGCAACAGGGAGAGCATGAATTCGATGAGGTGACGGACTTCCTCTGGGGCCTGTTCCTTGGTCACGTAGGAGTGCGAGTCGTCTTGTGCGAAGCCGCGCACGCGGGTCAGGCCGTGGATCACGCCGGACTTCTCGTAACGGTAGACGTGTCCGAACTCGAACAGTCGCAGCGGCAGGTCGCGGTAGGAGCGGCCGCGCGACTTGTAGATGAGGTTGTGCATCGGGCAGTTCATCGCTTTGAGGCGGTATTCCTGGCCCGGCTTGGTCACGTTGCCGTCTTCGTCGTGTTCTGCGTCCACGGTCAGTGGTGGGAACATCGTGTCTGCGTAGTACGGGAGGTGTCCCGAGGTGTGGAAGAGGCCGGCACGCGAGATGTGTGGGGTTCCGACGTAGTCGAATCCTGCGGCTACGTGGCGGTCGCGAACGTAGTCTTCCATTTCGCGTTTGATGATGCCGCCCTTGACGTGGAAGACCGGCAGGCCGGAGCCGAGTTCGTCTGGGAAGGAGAACAGGTCGAGTTCGGTTCCGAGGCGGCGGTGGTCGCGGCGTTCGGCTTCTGCGAGGCGCTCTTGGTATTCCTTGAGTTCCTGCTTGGTTGGCCATGCGGTGCCGTAGATGCGCTGCAGCTGCTTGTTGTTTTCGTTGCCGAGCCAGTAGGCGGCGGCGCTGCGGGTCAGTGCGAACGCGTTGGAGATGATCTTGGTGTTCGGCAGGTGTGGGCCGCGGCAGAGGTCGCGCCAGATGACGTCGCCGGTCTTGCGGTCGATGTTGTCGTAGAGGGTGATGTCACCTTCGCCGATTTCAACGCTCATGCCTTCGCCGGAGGTTGCGGCTTCGTCGGCTTTGGAGAGCAGGATGAGCTTGTATGGCTCGTCTTTGAGTGCTTCGCGTGCTTGTTCGGAGGTGACGGTTTCGCGGCGGAAGGATTGGGTTTGGTTCACGATGCGCAGCATGCGCTTTTCGATGGCCTTGAGGTCTTCCGGGGTGAATGGTTCGTCGACGTCGAAGTCGAAGTAGAAACCGTCGGTGATGTATGGGCCGATGCCGAGCTTAGCTTCCGGGTAGAGTTCCTGGACGGCCTGGGCCATGACGTGGGCGGTCGAGTGGCGCAGGACGTTGAGGCCGTCTGGGCTGCTGATGTCCACGGATTCGACGACGGCGTCGGCTGGTACTTCGCGGTGGAGGTCCCACAGTTCGCCGTTGATGCGCATCACCACGGTGGTTTTTTGGTCTTTGAACAGGTCGAGTCCAGTTGTTCCCTGTTCCACCTCCCGCGCCTGTCCGTCGATCGTGAGGTTCAGGGAATCAGCCATGGTGGCCCGCCTTTCTTGTTCTATGGCTTTATGGTGAGTGGCATACCGAGACCACGACCAGCCAATGTCTCATTCTAGGACACGGAAGTGCGTGAAGCATCGTAGGACCGTTGTGTGTATTTGGCCCCGGTGTAGTTGACCCCTGTGTAGTTGACCTGGGTCCGGCGGCTGGTGTTGTAGAGGCTGGTGTTGTTGAGGTATCCGGGTTGTGGCGGGATCCGTTCGGGCGGGGTTTCAGCTGTGATGGGTTCTTGGAGGTCCCACGCGCGGATCGCTTGGACGCTCACGGCTCTCGGGCCGGTGCGGCGCGTGGTGCCTTCCACAAGCATGAGCCGTGATGAGAACACGAGTGGGCCGGCTTCTTCTTGGGCTTGAGCGAAGAAGGCGATGTCGACGCACCCGTGGCCGTCGTCGAGGCTGATGAAGACGACTCTCTCCCCCGAGCGCATCGGCGGGGTTTGGGTTGCTACTCGCACACCGGCCACGAGCACACGGGTACCTGAGCGAAGCTCGAGGAGCCGGTTCGAAGGGGTCGCGCCGACCGCATCGAGGTATGGGTAGTGCGTGTTCATGACGTGGCCGCTGATATCGGCCGCGGTGAGGTCGAGTTCGGTTCGGATGTTTTGTTCCGGCGTCGGGTCAGGGAACACGGGTGTGAGTGACGCTGTTTCAAGGTCTACACCGAGGTCGAGCGCGCCTTGACCGGGGATCGGGTGGTCGCGGCGCGTGCGTTGTGGCGTGTTGCGTTGAGCGTCTAGGTGGTGGATGAGGTCAGCGCGGCCACCTCTTCCGGGGATCAGGAAACGATCGAGCGCTCCGAGTTGGGCGAGCCGGACCATGCTGGATTTACTGATGCGGGCGCGGGAACGCACATCTGCGACCGATGTGTAGGGCGCGTTGGCGCTCAGCCGTTGCGCTTCGGCACTCGTGAGGCCGCCGACGAGCGACCACGACATGCGGATGCCGAGGTCTCCGCGTGTTTGAATCCCGGGAACTGGTTCGTGTGGAGTTTGTGCATGTTGAACCTGATCTTGTTCGGGTATGCGTTCGAGCTTAAAGGATGTGCTCGAGGTGTTGACGTCCAGCGGGAGCAATGGGATGCCTAGCCGGCGTGCTTCCGCGATGAGTAGCCGCTGCGGGTACATCCCCGGGTCGTGTTCGAACAGTGCGGCCATGAACGCTTCCGGGTGGTGGGTTTTCAGCCATGCGGATTGGTACGTGGGGATCGCGAACGCGGCTCCGTGGGCTTTGCAGAAGCCGAAGGAGCCGAAAGCGGCGAGGATCTCCCAGACTTTATCGATCACATCGACCTTGTACCCTTTCGAGAGCGCTTCTCGCCTGAACGCTTTTTCAAAGATCGGTTCCTTCTCTGGGTTTCCGATCCAGCGCCGGTACACGTCAGCACGGGCAAGCCCGCACCCTGTCATGGTGTCGATGATGCGTAGGACTTGTTCGTGGAACACGACGACTCCGTGGGTTTCTTTCAGGATCGGCGCGAGGTCTGGGTGTGGGACTTCCGTGTGCCGGAATCCGTGGCGTTGTTCCAGGAATGGGGTGACCATGTCTGATTGCATGGGGCCCGGCCGGAACAGGGAAATGTCGATGATGAGGTCGTTGAGTTCGATCGGGGCGAGTTTTCCGATGAGTTCCCGCTGCCCTGGGGATTCGATTTGGAAGATGCCCAGCGTGTTGGTCGTGCGGATCATCTCGAACGTCGTTTCATCGTCGAACGGGATCCGGTCTAGGTTGATGAGCCCATCGGGTGAGATCCACGGGATATCGCTACCGGCTTTCCTCATGAGCGCGGCCGGAGAATCAGGCACGGTGTCAGGGATGCTGATCCCCAACGCATCTGGAGCGCTGCCGCCTTCAGGGGTCTCACGCACCTGCTGGTCACGGCTACCTGGTTGCTGATACCAGCCTTTCAGTGAAGCCCGATCGTGTTGGCCTGCAGCATAGACCGAACGCGCATTCCCGTGGATCCGTTTGATCTCTTCGAGGGTGTAGGCGATCGCAGACTGCATCCGTACCCCGAGCACATCGAATTTGATGAGCCCCATGTGGTCCATGTCGTGTTTATCGAACTGGCTCATGGCCAAGCCCATGCCAGAAAGCTGAACCGGGGTCCGGTCCAGCAAAGAACTGTCCGATAGGATCACCCCGCACGGGTGCATCGAGATGTGGCGGGGCAACCGGTCCAAGCGCTCCGTGAGGTCGAAGAGTAAGTCCCACCTGTTGTTACCGGAGCGGCGTTCCGCTTCAAGCCGTTGCGAGAGCGGGGCAAGTTCCGGCATCTTCGCAACCGCATCCCGCACGTTCGCGGCGTTGAGCCGCCACAAGTTTTTAGCCGCCCGGTCGATGTCTTCGTTTTCCATACCCAACGCATATCCGGCGTCGCGGACCGCTCCCCTTGCCCGGTACGCGTTCTGCATCGACATCAGCGTGGTGCGGTTCTCACCGAAACGCTTAAACAGTTCCCTGTACACCGCATGGCGTTGAGCGGATTCAACATCCACGTCGATGTCCGGAAGGCTTGCGCGTTCACGTGAGAGGAACCGCTCAAAAATCAGGTCATGCTCCAAAGGGTTCACATGGGATACCCCTAAGAGGTACACCACAAGGCTCGATGCGCCAGAGCCCCGGGCGGCTGCCCTCACTCCCATTCCGTGGATGATGTCGGTCGCTGCGGCGACCGTGAGGAAATAGCTTGCAAAGCCCAGGTCTTCGATGATGCCCAGCTCATGTTCCAGGAGGTCCAGGGCGCGCTGACGCATCCGTTCAGCGCGCTCCGCTGAACGGTGCAGAACCGCTTCACCGCCCGGAGCGAACAACCGTTCGAGGCTGTCAA
Encoded proteins:
- a CDS encoding YebC/PmpR family DNA-binding transcriptional regulator, with the protein product MAGHSKWATTKHKKAALDAKRAKAFAQFIKKIEVAARAGGPDLEGNPALEVAVNKAKKNSVPNDNIDRAIKRGAGLTGEVVDYTEIMYEARGPQGSALLVHCLTDNRNRAASETRVAITRNGGTIADPGSVNYLFNRKGVVVVPEADHTEDSLMEVVLTADVDAEEITKVGDSFTILSEPSELQSVAKALDEAGVEYSSDEVEYVPTMKVELDVDAARTFIKLEEALEELDDVQAVYSNVDMTPEVIEALGEE
- a CDS encoding M3 family metallopeptidase; the encoded protein is MTYLTQPSGLPYDFPDFSTVTPELLRDSVRAGIKAQEEAVAAIVNNTDEPTFANTFEAFELSSEGLHRAAAVAFHLFSADATEPIQAVEAEITAMVAAHQDAMTLYPGLYARMQQVDAGALEGEQARLVEVTMRSFRASGAELDAEGQEKLKGLNAQLTDLQTEFGRLAMQNLVDAAPTLTEAEATGLSPARLEATRHAAQTAGADGHRVSLVLPTVQPDEAILTTAEGRKKLHEASSQRASDGKSSAIAAQIAALRVERARLLGFETHAEEILSLRSETSVSAINDLLAQLAKPALANAASEDARIAETLGLEPLSPEVPVAPWDRARGLSLVDSQSDGVDAELLQQHLELDTVLTEGVFRAAGLVYGLSFTERNDLPLPHPDARIWEVFEENGDAIGLFVGDFFARDTKRGGAWMNELAQGARAANSRPIICNTLNIPKPTGGNPALCTWDEVITLFHEFGHALHGLLSAAQYPSLAGTNVGRDIVEFPSQVNEMWAVHPEVLPHYTKHAHTGEPLPAEQIEKLTAISTWGEGFSTSEYLAASILDLAWHQRTGTDVEADPAGFEASALRNAGFNPNSIESRYKTGYFQHIFAGGYSAGYYCYIWSEILDADAVEWFKEQEDIRAAGQLFRDEFLARGNTRDALESYRAFRGRDARIDPLLERRGLKA
- the pdxS gene encoding pyridoxal 5'-phosphate synthase lyase subunit PdxS — encoded protein: MNAQPNQQAARVRRGLADHLTGGVIMDVVTPEQARIAEAAGAKAVMALERVPADIRAQGGVSRASDPDMIVGIQEAVSIPVMAKVRIGHFVEAQVLEALDIDFIDESEVLSPADYENHVDKFAFKAPFVCGATNLGEALRRINEGAAMIRSKGEAGTGDVSNATGHMRKIRAEINRLTSMAEDELYVAAKELQAPYDLVVEVAREGKLPVPLLTAGGIATPADAAMMMQLGADGVFVGSGIFKSGNPEARAAAVVKATANYNDPKVIADVSRGLGEAMVGLNVDEIPVHHRLEERGW
- the pgsA gene encoding phosphatidylinositol phosphate synthase gives rise to the protein MLDRYARGFFTALFRPLVRTLARAGATPNLVTVLGSVGAAVSAVALYSWGQLFWGTVAITLFIFSDMIDGQLARYLDQQAEAGHGQARSTADRALGNFLDSSLDRLVDFAIFGTLAFWWFTGGGRPMFGTAALVLMAAGGLVSYVRAKAEALGFDAAVGFVERSERLVVVLVLTGFTGLGLNSWWWFGGVVAVCGGSVLTIGQRIATVVSQARAGHASAQTRR
- a CDS encoding HIT family protein, whose protein sequence is MPEPEQPQQDHDAEVTDDFELASASDRLGRLWTPYRMAYVEKGQDQVKDEHTCPFCSGPQRSDQEALIVYRGEHCFVNLNLYPYNPGHMMVIPYRHVPMYTDITPEETAEMGALAQKAMRVAAHVSKPDGFNLGMNQGQAGGAGIAAHLHQHVIPRWNGDTNFFPIIAESKAIPVVLGDTLRLMKQGWDEVN
- the thrS gene encoding threonine--tRNA ligase, yielding MADSLNLTIDGQAREVEQGTTGLDLFKDQKTTVVMRINGELWDLHREVPADAVVESVDISSPDGLNVLRHSTAHVMAQAVQELYPEAKLGIGPYITDGFYFDFDVDEPFTPEDLKAIEKRMLRIVNQTQSFRRETVTSEQAREALKDEPYKLILLSKADEAATSGEGMSVEIGEGDITLYDNIDRKTGDVIWRDLCRGPHLPNTKIISNAFALTRSAAAYWLGNENNKQLQRIYGTAWPTKQELKEYQERLAEAERRDHRRLGTELDLFSFPDELGSGLPVFHVKGGIIKREMEDYVRDRHVAAGFDYVGTPHISRAGLFHTSGHLPYYADTMFPPLTVDAEHDEDGNVTKPGQEYRLKAMNCPMHNLIYKSRGRSYRDLPLRLFEFGHVYRYEKSGVIHGLTRVRGFAQDDSHSYVTKEQAPEEVRHLIEFMLSLLRDFGMDDYYLELSTRDEDSDKFIGSDEQWEEATRILEEVAISTGVDLVPDPGGAAFYGPKISVQARDAIGRTWQMGTVQYDFNQPARFELEYQAADGTRQEPVMIHAAKFGSIERFMGVLTEHYAGAFPAWLAPVQVRAIPVADVFNDYLAEVVDRLKAEGIRAELDDSHDRFPKKIRNASKEKIPFTLIAGGEDQEANAVSFRYRDGSQDNQVPVDEAIERIVKHVRERINTDHA
- the dnaE gene encoding DNA polymerase III subunit alpha is translated as MSGSVHEGKIGFPHLHVSTAYSAHYGVDRPEQLVVQAAADGAWALACTDRDGLYGAVKHVAACIEHGIAPILGVDLALLEGAGDSGVPAGSKAADAPGVTASGATVAGRVVVLARGSTEGYSALVRLVSLAHRRGMEPHGIVGVSRADVSQAAVDSEGTVRLSVLLGPDSDVGHAAYRRRYSVMRRRLKSWQAAVGTDALFVELVSHMSRPGQRCSHAHALRMWKAARESGVASVLTNAVRYATPDGAATADVVDAVRLMTPLGSIASAGGSSAVARNSSAAAGIAASAARGESPQVNGQGWLKPSAHMHQVASELASVAGLGAQGAEQLLRSTQMCASLSVLDPVEHMGWGRPVVPEAHVIGIKNSPMRELRQRCLDSLERLFAPGGEAVLHRSAERAERMRQRALDLLEHELGIIEDLGFASYFLTVAAATDIIHGMGVRAAARGSGASSLVVYLLGVSHVNPLEHDLIFERFLSRERASLPDIDVDVESAQRHAVYRELFKRFGENRTTLMSMQNAYRARGAVRDAGYALGMENEDIDRAAKNLWRLNAANVRDAVAKMPELAPLSQRLEAERRSGNNRWDLLFDLTERLDRLPRHISMHPCGVILSDSSLLDRTPVQLSGMGLAMSQFDKHDMDHMGLIKFDVLGVRMQSAIAYTLEEIKRIHGNARSVYAAGQHDRASLKGWYQQPGSRDQQVRETPEGGSAPDALGISIPDTVPDSPAALMRKAGSDIPWISPDGLINLDRIPFDDETTFEMIRTTNTLGIFQIESPGQRELIGKLAPIELNDLIIDISLFRPGPMQSDMVTPFLEQRHGFRHTEVPHPDLAPILKETHGVVVFHEQVLRIIDTMTGCGLARADVYRRWIGNPEKEPIFEKAFRREALSKGYKVDVIDKVWEILAAFGSFGFCKAHGAAFAIPTYQSAWLKTHHPEAFMAALFEHDPGMYPQRLLIAEARRLGIPLLPLDVNTSSTSFKLERIPEQDQVQHAQTPHEPVPGIQTRGDLGIRMSWSLVGGLTSAEAQRLSANAPYTSVADVRSRARISKSSMVRLAQLGALDRFLIPGRGGRADLIHHLDAQRNTPQRTRRDHPIPGQGALDLGVDLETASLTPVFPDPTPEQNIRTELDLTAADISGHVMNTHYPYLDAVGATPSNRLLELRSGTRVLVAGVRVATQTPPMRSGERVVFISLDDGHGCVDIAFFAQAQEEAGPLVFSSRLMLVEGTTRRTGPRAVSVQAIRAWDLQEPITAETPPERIPPQPGYLNNTSLYNTSRRTQVNYTGVNYTGAKYTQRSYDASRTSVS